ATCTACGCCCTCTCGGCCTACCCCCTGGGGGTTTACTCTGACACGTTCGGCAAGAAGAGAATGATAACCCTCGGCTTCGGGGTTGCGGCTTTGGCGGCCCTGGCTTTCGCCTACGCGAGGGACTTCTACACCCTCATAGCGGCCTTCGTTCTCTACGGCCTCTACATCGCCATCGAGGACACCATTCCACGGGCCTACATGGCGGACCTTGCGAGGGAGTACGAGAAGGGGACGATAATAGGGGCATACCACACGGTCTTCGGAATCTTCGTCCTCCCGGCGTCGGTGATAGCGGGCTGGCTCTGGGGGAGCTACTCATTGGCATACTCCTTCACCTTCGCCGCGGCCATGAACGTCATCGCCATGCTTTTAATGACCTTCGTGGGGGAGTAAATCTCCCCCGATTTCATTAATTTCAAGTAGAAAATATAAGGGGGCGCGGTTCATGCCCCAAGTTTCTCCAGCTCCTCCTTTCCAACGAGAAGAGGCCTCCCGGATTCAATGACGTAGCTGAGCTCCCACTTAACTTCGCCCCTGTTCATAGCCCTTGCATAGCGCTCGGCTATCTCCTCAGCCTCCTCAAGTGAAGACGCCTCGACGATCCTCCTGACGTACCACTTCATATCGCCGAAGCGAAGCTTGAACTCCGCCATGTACATGGGCACCACCGCAGAAAGTTGGATGGGAACTATAAAAAACCTAAGGCTCCATAGCCCGGTAAATTCCCTCGACCTCCTCCGCCTCGAAGACCTTCCCACCCTCCTTGGTCTTCAGCTCGACGATGACCCTCCCGGGCATCCTCTCGACGTCCTCCTCGACCTTCCGGGTGCTGAGGACCTGGATAAAGGCATCCCCAAGCCTCTCGAACTTAAAAACGAGCGCATCGTCTTCCCAGCGGTAACCGCGGTAAGAAACGCCCCCCATCCTGAAAGTAACCTCAAGAACTACCCTCATCAACATTCCCCCGTATTTTCTTCAAAAGACATTCTCGCAGGGGGTTAAAAAGGTTGGGAGGAAAAGGGAGCATCAGGCCTTCTTCAGCCTGACGACCTGCTTGGCGAACTCCTCAAGCACTTCCTTCCTCATACCCTCAAAGAACTTTATTGAGCCCGCGTAGCTGTGGCCGCCGCCCTCTATTCCGGCACTCGGCAGCGTCTCCTGGAGCTTCGGGATTATCTCGTTCAGGTCGAAGCCGTAAGCGGCCATTCCATCCGCCGCCCTGACCACCGCGAAGTCCGGGCCGTAGGCGAGGGTCAGGATAGGCGCGTCCTCGCCGTACTTCTCCTTGAAGTGGTCGTGGATGAGCCCGGAGAGCTTTCCTGGGCTCGGGTAGGAGAACTTCGGCGCGAAGAGCTCGATGTCTATCGTGTTGAACCTTATGCCGTTCGGCAGGACGACGCTCTTGACGTGCGGTAGAGAGGCCCTCAATGCCTTCTCCTGCTTCTCCTTGACCTCCGGGTAAATCGCGTTGATGAGCTCGCGGTGCCTCTGGAGGTTGCCGGTCAGGAGGAGTATCTCGTCGATTATCCCGTGCCCGTCCATGAACTTCCAGAAGTAGGCCTCGTGGTCTATCACCTCGGCTATCTTCTTGAGGTCCTCCTCGTCGAGCCCTTTGGCCTTCTTCGCTATCTCAAGGTACTGGTAGAACTCCGGGGCCTTGCTCCTGTCGCCCGTTCCGGCTATGGCGGGCAGGTGCTTTATCCTGTCCTCAACCTCAGGGTTGATGAAGCGCGCCACCTCCGTCGCCAGCATTCCGGCCGTTAATTCGTAGTAGCCGCGCTTTATGTGGTGCGGGTTGACGTGGACGTCAACGTAGTCGTCCACCTTCGCCCTGTCCTCGCTCACCCACTCCCTTGGATCGTGGTGGTCTATGACGACTATGGGAACCCCATAGGCCCTTATGCGCCTGTAGGCCGGGATGTCCTCGCTCGTCCCGCCGTTGTCCACTATGACGAGGAGCGGGAGAGGGTCACCAAACTTCTCATGGTCCTCGACCATGAATATGATGTCCTTGAGGACATCCTCCAGCTCGTAGAAGGGCGCCCTGCTCGGTCTGCGCTTGAAGAGCTTCCACCTCGCGCCGGAATCAGGCGAAACCTGCTCGATGAGCGGGACTATCGCATACTCAAGGGCCAGGCCCGAGGTGTAGCCGTCCGCATCCGCGTGGTGCCTCAGGAGGATGGGCCTTCCCTCGTAGATTGCGCGCCTTATCATGAAGGCGGCCTTCATTATCTTGGGCTTCAGGGCCTCAAGAACCTCGCTCTCCACAAGGAAGCCGACGTCCCGGGGCTGGGCCTTCCTGTCGAGCTCCTCCTCTATGCGCTTTTTGACCTCAGCCGCTTCCGGCCCCCATAGCCTCGCCATGTCGCTGGTCTCGATCTGTATCTCCCCGGCGTGGAAGGCCACCTTGCCTATTATCTCGACGACGTCGCCCACGTTTATGTTGGGATAGGCCCTGACACCAGGGGCCTCAAAGGCGGCCGCCCAGGTTATTCCCGTTCCATCGGTTATCGTGAAGACGGTCGGACCACCGGTCACCTGTATCTGGGTCACCTTGCCCCTCAGCCTCACCGTCTGACCGGCCATGTCCTTGCTGAGCTCGCCGATTGGAGTAACCGGAAGCTCCTTCCTCACAGTCACCTCCTTGTAGTGCTTGAGAGCCGACTCGATGAAGTCCACTTCGCCCTTGTCGGGGCGGACGTCGAGAACCTGAACGAGAATCTCCTCGCCGGGCTTGTACTCCCTACCACCAAGGAGGTCTTTCCGCCTTACGAGGCCCCTAACGTGCGGGTTTAGCCTGACGAAGATTCCGAAGCGCTCCACCCTGTCGATGGTTCCTTTGTAGACGTTGCCGACCTCCACGTCCTCCAGGTCACAGGTCTTATCCAGAACATAGACCACCTTGTACTTCCTCATGCATTCCGAGCAGACCCACGTTGTCTCCATGCCGGGCTCCCAGGGCTCTTTGACCTTGCCGCAGATGTCACAGGCAAGAACCCTTCCGGTACCCCCACAGGTCGGACACGTATCGTAAACCGGAACGACGCCCTTTCCGTGGCACTCGGGACAGGGTATCTCGTCCACCTCGTCCTCGACACCGAGGTAGTCAAGGTTCCTGTAACCCTTCAGCTTGTCCCCCACTTTGAAATCAGCGGGAACATATCCCCACCCCTCGCAGACGGGGCATTCCTTCTCGCCGGCCTTGATTTTCCCGGTTCCATGGCACTCGGGACAGTCCTTAACCACCATGAGCATCACCCTAGAAACCTCTCATCTGAGAGACCTAGGCCGGCTCCGGCTTATAACCTTTTGTCTCCGCCCTACCGAAGAAGCCCCAGAAGACCACCATGGAGAGGCTGTACAGGATGGCCGTTATCATGAACGGCCAGGTGAGGGAGAAATCAAAGAGCCTGCCGCCCAGGTACTGCCCCACACCAAACGTAGCGGTCCATGACAGGTTGTTGAGTGCCATGACGGTTGAACGCTCCTCCTTTTTGAAGAAGCCCACCATAAAGGAGTTCCAGATCGGGTTGACGATGTTCATCAGGATGGTTCTGACGGTGTAAATCACCGCGGCTATGAGGAAGGTTGGGGAGAGGGGCATAGCCGCTATAAGGAGGCTGGCGCTCCCGTTGAAGGACACTATGGTCTTGACGCTGCCGAACCTGTCCGCTATCATCGGAAGCAGGAACATTCCCAGCCCCATGATGAACTGCTGGAGGGCGAACAGCCATCCGATGTTTTCCAGGCTGGTTCCAAAGCGCTGGTTGAACCAGAGCCCCATGTAGGGTATCGTAACCCCCGCACCCAGGCCGATGAGCGCGCTCGGAAGGGCGAAGCGTCCTATCCTGACGAGAAGACTCCTGTTGAGCTTGAGCTTCTTTTCTGTCTCGGCCAGAACAGACCTGACGAACAGCACCAGTACGAACCTCACCGGGATTATAACGAGGACTAAAGCGAAGACCTCCCTGTACGAGAGATACCTCGGGAGGAAGCCGGCCAGAATCAGGCCAACGGCTGAGCCTATTGTCCCCATTGCCGAAGAGAGACTGAAGAGGTAGTGCCTCTTCTCGTCACTCACCTCACCGCTGAGCAGTGCCATGTAGGATGGGTTCTCAAAGGCCATACCGATGCCCACAAGAACGCCGCCCAGTGTCAGAAGGGCTATCGTGGGGTAGGCCACCTGAACCAGCCTCCCGATGAACATCAGGAAGACTCCCAGGAGAACCGCCTTTTTGTATCCCATTTTCGTGCCGAGGGGGCCGGAAAACAGGAGAACGCTGGCCTGAGCTATGGTGGACATGGAGAAGACTATCCCGATGTCGGTGTAGCTG
The Thermococcus sp. genome window above contains:
- a CDS encoding DHH family phosphoesterase, translated to MVVKDCPECHGTGKIKAGEKECPVCEGWGYVPADFKVGDKLKGYRNLDYLGVEDEVDEIPCPECHGKGVVPVYDTCPTCGGTGRVLACDICGKVKEPWEPGMETTWVCSECMRKYKVVYVLDKTCDLEDVEVGNVYKGTIDRVERFGIFVRLNPHVRGLVRRKDLLGGREYKPGEEILVQVLDVRPDKGEVDFIESALKHYKEVTVRKELPVTPIGELSKDMAGQTVRLRGKVTQIQVTGGPTVFTITDGTGITWAAAFEAPGVRAYPNINVGDVVEIIGKVAFHAGEIQIETSDMARLWGPEAAEVKKRIEEELDRKAQPRDVGFLVESEVLEALKPKIMKAAFMIRRAIYEGRPILLRHHADADGYTSGLALEYAIVPLIEQVSPDSGARWKLFKRRPSRAPFYELEDVLKDIIFMVEDHEKFGDPLPLLVIVDNGGTSEDIPAYRRIRAYGVPIVVIDHHDPREWVSEDRAKVDDYVDVHVNPHHIKRGYYELTAGMLATEVARFINPEVEDRIKHLPAIAGTGDRSKAPEFYQYLEIAKKAKGLDEEDLKKIAEVIDHEAYFWKFMDGHGIIDEILLLTGNLQRHRELINAIYPEVKEKQEKALRASLPHVKSVVLPNGIRFNTIDIELFAPKFSYPSPGKLSGLIHDHFKEKYGEDAPILTLAYGPDFAVVRAADGMAAYGFDLNEIIPKLQETLPSAGIEGGGHSYAGSIKFFEGMRKEVLEEFAKQVVRLKKA
- a CDS encoding MFS transporter, which produces MSLQNYRGFSRDAWLLVGYSFISWLGGNIAWFIFPFYLKSLGFSYTDIGIVFSMSTIAQASVLLFSGPLGTKMGYKKAVLLGVFLMFIGRLVQVAYPTIALLTLGGVLVGIGMAFENPSYMALLSGEVSDEKRHYLFSLSSAMGTIGSAVGLILAGFLPRYLSYREVFALVLVIIPVRFVLVLFVRSVLAETEKKLKLNRSLLVRIGRFALPSALIGLGAGVTIPYMGLWFNQRFGTSLENIGWLFALQQFIMGLGMFLLPMIADRFGSVKTIVSFNGSASLLIAAMPLSPTFLIAAVIYTVRTILMNIVNPIWNSFMVGFFKKEERSTVMALNNLSWTATFGVGQYLGGRLFDFSLTWPFMITAILYSLSMVVFWGFFGRAETKGYKPEPA